A region from the Stygiolobus caldivivus genome encodes:
- a CDS encoding glycosyltransferase, translating to MISIIIPAYNEEKRIDRALRQLTSKFPNAQIIVVFEGNDKTPDIVRRYNRAVIEVNKVRLGKGGSIKKGIQMSRSEKVLLIDADVPVSMTTVEEMLKQDADMVLVNRVFREQTYLRKFLHKAFKLTVKLFFPSLRDIKDFQAGVKLVCRDKALKVLDELIISDLLFDVNLIYAFKRRGYKIVQVTAEYHHDEVNSKISKDLMRVSILMFLSIVKLRMFYSPLRFIVYTNTFLKVQAKIIEFLRG from the coding sequence ATGATCTCAATAATAATACCTGCCTATAATGAGGAAAAGAGAATAGACAGAGCTTTACGTCAATTGACCTCTAAGTTTCCTAATGCGCAAATTATAGTAGTATTTGAGGGTAATGACAAAACACCAGATATAGTAAGGCGGTATAACAGGGCAGTGATCGAGGTAAATAAGGTCAGGTTGGGTAAAGGAGGCTCTATAAAGAAGGGCATTCAAATGTCTAGGTCGGAAAAGGTTCTACTGATAGACGCTGATGTACCGGTGTCTATGACAACTGTCGAAGAGATGCTTAAACAAGACGCGGACATGGTGTTGGTCAACCGTGTCTTCAGGGAACAGACTTATTTGCGCAAATTTTTGCACAAGGCCTTTAAACTTACTGTTAAACTGTTTTTCCCATCACTCCGCGATATAAAGGACTTCCAAGCAGGTGTTAAGCTCGTCTGTAGGGATAAGGCTTTAAAAGTACTTGACGAACTTATAATCAGTGACCTCCTCTTTGACGTTAATTTAATTTACGCTTTTAAGCGAAGAGGGTACAAGATCGTTCAGGTAACAGCAGAATATCATCACGATGAAGTTAATAGTAAAATTTCGAAGGATCTTATGCGGGTCAGCATTTTAATGTTCCTTTCTATTGTTAAATTGAGGATGTTTTACTCACCTCTTAGGTTTATCGTTTATACTAATACGTTTTTGAAAGTTCAAGCTAAAATAATTGAGTTTTTAAGGGGATAG
- a CDS encoding transposase — translation MIAIGIAPDGKRSVLGITFAKGEDEEGYWEPLVSLWECRNGYCWRCQSLGQHHCCSGNVVRRWYCVVRLKRN, via the coding sequence ATCATAGCCATAGGAATAGCACCAGACGGAAAGAGGTCAGTCCTCGGTATCACCTTTGCTAAGGGAGAGGACGAGGAGGGCTACTGGGAGCCCCTAGTAAGCTTGTGGGAATGTAGAAATGGTTATTGTTGGCGGTGTCAGAGCCTTGGACAGCACCATTGCTGTTCTGGGAATGTGGTGAGGAGATGGTACTGTGTAGTACGCTTAAAGCGTAACTAG
- a CDS encoding AAA family ATPase has protein sequence MDKIAIIIRGPPGTGKTTVIKELERVLFDKYHIKCELEILDRFDFKEEQRNNRKYINLKNILSRDPQCILIELAWGDGATSKPNEWVELLRQKGFKIFLFRLTATKKDIEERVRKRYEETREGPTVASALEIYDWYESKKCFIDFPKNCGLDKIVLNTSDLKLNDVVKHILDIILS, from the coding sequence ATGGATAAGATTGCAATTATTATAAGGGGTCCTCCGGGTACAGGTAAGACTACAGTAATAAAGGAATTAGAGAGGGTTTTATTTGACAAATATCATATTAAATGTGAATTAGAAATCCTTGACAGATTTGATTTCAAAGAAGAACAGCGTAATAATAGAAAATATATAAACCTTAAGAATATTTTATCCAGAGACCCGCAGTGTATACTCATAGAGTTAGCGTGGGGTGACGGTGCTACTTCTAAACCTAATGAGTGGGTTGAACTATTAAGACAGAAGGGATTTAAAATATTTTTATTCAGACTTACCGCTACTAAGAAAGATATTGAAGAGAGGGTTAGAAAAAGATATGAAGAAACACGAGAAGGGCCTACTGTTGCTAGTGCACTTGAAATTTATGATTGGTATGAGAGTAAAAAGTGCTTTATAGATTTCCCTAAAAACTGCGGCTTAGATAAGATAGTATTGAATACTTCGGATTTAAAATTAAATGATGTAGTGAAACATATTCTAGATATTATACTCTCTTAA
- a CDS encoding DNA-binding protein, whose product MQKLQNTEKILIILSHGCATLERLEEKTGIPKKELLVYLTRLHKRGLIYRTWQKYGGKKFREYCLKGKDEMF is encoded by the coding sequence GTGCAAAAACTCCAGAATACTGAGAAAATATTGATAATATTATCCCATGGATGTGCAACTTTAGAACGCTTAGAGGAAAAGACGGGAATCCCGAAGAAAGAACTCTTAGTTTATCTGACACGACTGCATAAGAGAGGGTTAATTTACCGTACGTGGCAAAAATACGGTGGTAAGAAGTTTAGAGAATACTGTCTTAAAGGAAAAGACGAGATGTTTTAA
- a CDS encoding conjugal transfer protein gives MARVDRVYQLIKLLLYVAKEEGVEVTATKLQKIFFLLEKEGGVDLGLKFTPWFFGPYSSLLQDYIDKLIEKGDVNVEEQEVKDVLSNQVVGYKRVYVLSSDFNASQDDKSIEEFFRKWVRTSRSEILNYVYRKYPEYAKYSLIRDKILGALNE, from the coding sequence ATGGCCAGAGTAGACAGAGTTTATCAGCTGATTAAGCTCCTCCTTTACGTCGCTAAAGAGGAGGGAGTTGAGGTTACTGCAACAAAGCTACAGAAGATATTCTTCTTACTTGAGAAGGAGGGAGGAGTTGATTTAGGCCTTAAATTTACGCCTTGGTTCTTCGGCCCCTACTCAAGTCTACTTCAAGACTATATTGATAAGCTAATCGAAAAGGGAGACGTGAACGTTGAGGAGCAAGAGGTAAAAGACGTATTGAGCAATCAGGTAGTTGGGTATAAGAGGGTTTACGTCCTCAGTTCAGACTTTAACGCCAGTCAGGACGATAAGAGCATCGAGGAGTTCTTTAGAAAGTGGGTTAGGACGAGTAGAAGTGAGATTTTAAATTACGTATACAGAAAGTATCCGGAATACGCTAAGTATTCCCTAATTAGGGATAAGATTTTGGGAGCCCTTAATGAGTAA
- a CDS encoding conjugal transfer protein: MSKAYLSAYGGLITYPALLVAKARKGSQDTSRYEQKVINSLETLVKQSLDEKKIKENLRHDPVGKSQIPALLRATAKFLKQLGEREIAKLYEQVADYLEQGNRTYMQLLEIRKRILSVIQLKKAHEQLLDIIEKCLQSGSEDEICKNLPSDAEKIFGVYKEKPYLVDQILTMLDLGIQEMFDAMVYTAYLAKAASIADYSAGRDENDEKYLEEVRDHQKEIIEFIMKYAQINKEFVKSDELDEFMREIEDNARHHFSRES; the protein is encoded by the coding sequence TTGAGTAAGGCCTATCTCTCCGCATACGGTGGATTAATTACATATCCAGCTCTTTTAGTAGCCAAAGCCAGAAAAGGAAGCCAGGATACTTCCAGATACGAGCAGAAGGTTATAAACTCCCTAGAAACGTTAGTAAAACAATCTTTAGACGAGAAGAAAATTAAGGAAAATTTAAGGCACGACCCCGTAGGTAAGTCCCAAATTCCAGCCCTTTTGAGAGCTACAGCAAAGTTCTTAAAACAATTAGGGGAAAGGGAAATTGCGAAATTATATGAGCAAGTTGCAGATTATTTGGAACAGGGCAACAGGACTTACATGCAGTTGCTAGAGATAAGAAAGAGAATACTTTCTGTAATTCAGCTGAAGAAAGCTCACGAACAACTGCTCGATATCATTGAAAAGTGTTTACAATCAGGGTCTGAGGACGAGATTTGCAAAAACTTGCCCAGCGACGCCGAGAAAATATTCGGCGTTTATAAGGAGAAGCCTTACCTAGTTGATCAGATACTAACGATGCTGGACTTAGGAATTCAAGAGATGTTTGACGCCATGGTTTACACGGCCTATCTAGCTAAGGCCGCTTCAATTGCAGATTATAGCGCAGGTAGGGATGAAAACGATGAAAAATACTTAGAGGAAGTGAGAGATCATCAGAAGGAAATTATTGAATTTATCATGAAATACGCACAAATAAACAAGGAGTTTGTGAAGAGCGACGAGTTGGACGAATTTATGAGGGAAATTGAGGATAATGCCAGACATCACTTCTCTAGGGAGAGTTGA
- a CDS encoding MFS transporter, with product MTDPSGKSPKGSPDIYSKVAELTARIDRLPTMVLPISVILALAFGYFIALYDVIDIGVAFSGTSLPYTGLTSSQASTVISMGLFGYIPGAIILGYLADRLGRKPVLMLTALLTAVGSLGNALSFNYPMFLIFRFITGMGIGGDLILVPTYIVEMVPAVKRGQYFNLVYIAGWAGLGLGPFLASVIDVLNPAIGWRVIFLIGATLAFIVLVIRSHADETVRMLALKGKVDQAEALVRRMEEEAKVKAKVAELPPYNPLQYKVEEKNPLSVFLNKRYAIRIITVMTSIFFFYFGEYPYLTEFLLWINGIYGSNKPLINEYTVLYGAAGVGTFLGAIALRFIVEKVRRAILTTIAYAVGMLLGVLLSVYFVLQGNTTLAFISMFLTNFIGVGWSNQMNYLNGTENVPTYARATSFAFSDGFAHLGAAISTAIILGFVPVLGSLNTWVLFQVPMVIMGIILIFVLPNTIGQSLEKVNEAEAGI from the coding sequence ATGACGGATCCATCAGGGAAATCACCAAAAGGTTCACCTGATATATATTCTAAAGTCGCGGAACTGACGGCTAGGATTGATAGATTACCTACTATGGTATTACCGATCTCAGTGATCTTAGCGTTAGCTTTCGGCTACTTTATTGCCCTATATGACGTGATCGACATAGGTGTGGCGTTTTCCGGGACCTCTTTACCTTATACGGGGCTGACCTCATCGCAAGCATCTACTGTGATCTCAATGGGGCTATTCGGCTACATCCCCGGGGCTATAATCCTAGGGTACTTAGCTGATAGACTGGGGAGGAAGCCGGTGTTAATGTTGACCGCTTTACTAACCGCGGTAGGTAGTCTAGGTAATGCCTTGTCTTTTAATTACCCTATGTTCCTCATATTTAGGTTTATAACGGGTATGGGGATTGGAGGTGACTTAATCCTAGTACCTACATATATAGTAGAGATGGTACCGGCTGTGAAAAGGGGGCAATATTTTAACTTAGTGTATATAGCCGGGTGGGCTGGGTTAGGACTAGGGCCTTTCTTAGCATCGGTAATAGACGTGCTTAACCCCGCAATTGGTTGGAGGGTGATCTTCCTCATAGGTGCTACATTAGCGTTTATAGTCCTAGTGATCAGGTCCCACGCAGATGAGACAGTAAGGATGTTAGCCTTGAAAGGAAAAGTGGATCAAGCTGAGGCCTTAGTGAGGAGGATGGAGGAAGAAGCCAAAGTTAAGGCTAAAGTGGCTGAACTACCTCCTTATAACCCACTTCAATACAAAGTAGAAGAGAAAAACCCGCTTAGTGTATTCCTAAATAAGAGGTACGCTATCAGGATAATCACGGTCATGACATCAATATTCTTCTTCTACTTCGGGGAATACCCTTACTTGACCGAGTTCTTATTGTGGATTAACGGTATATACGGGAGTAATAAGCCTTTAATTAACGAGTATACGGTCTTGTACGGAGCTGCTGGAGTAGGGACATTTTTAGGAGCTATTGCGTTGAGGTTTATAGTAGAGAAGGTGAGGAGGGCAATACTGACTACTATTGCTTATGCAGTAGGCATGCTCCTAGGTGTGTTATTATCAGTCTATTTCGTACTCCAAGGTAACACAACGTTAGCTTTCATATCTATGTTCCTGACAAACTTTATAGGAGTTGGTTGGAGCAACCAGATGAACTATTTGAACGGTACTGAGAACGTACCTACCTATGCGAGGGCAACGTCTTTTGCATTTTCCGACGGTTTTGCACACTTAGGTGCCGCTATATCCACAGCGATAATTTTAGGGTTTGTACCGGTACTGGGTTCACTAAATACGTGGGTGTTGTTCCAAGTCCCTATGGTAATCATGGGGATTATCCTGATATTTGTATTACCGAACACGATCGGGCAAAGCTTAGAAAAAGTAAACGAGGCTGAAGCTGGGATCTAG
- a CDS encoding DEAD/DEAH box helicase yields MFSEEVDKALKDMGFSELTEVQKKTIPLMINGKNVIVRAKTGSGKTAAFGIPIVELGYKSLVITPTRELTRQVSSHIKSIGKYKSVKVAEIYGGMPYNKQLRELKGADVVVATPGRLLDLWGKGEIDLEEFEVVIIDEADLMLDMGFIEDVEMILSHTSNRKITGLFSATIPKEIEELASKFVTNPERVYVCEGLANVEHKFLQVEDDWRSKVKSLRKEEEKGIIVFVRTRSRVAKLVEMLDNAVELRGDLPQRVRNQNIDAFRRGEYDVLVTTDVASRGLDIPLVHKVINFDAPQDLKTYIHRIGRTGRMGKSGVAITFITRRDLWLEKEVKKLIGKEIDA; encoded by the coding sequence ATGTTTAGTGAAGAAGTAGATAAAGCTTTGAAAGATATGGGCTTCAGCGAGCTTACTGAGGTCCAGAAAAAGACAATCCCGTTAATGATTAACGGGAAAAACGTAATAGTAAGGGCAAAAACAGGGAGCGGGAAGACTGCAGCCTTTGGTATCCCTATAGTAGAATTAGGGTACAAATCGTTAGTAATTACACCCACTAGGGAGCTCACCAGACAAGTCTCATCCCATATAAAGTCTATTGGTAAGTATAAGTCGGTTAAAGTAGCCGAGATATACGGTGGTATGCCCTACAACAAACAGCTTAGGGAGTTAAAGGGAGCTGACGTGGTGGTAGCTACCCCAGGGAGGCTTTTAGACTTGTGGGGAAAGGGGGAAATAGACCTCGAGGAATTTGAAGTAGTTATAATAGATGAGGCAGACTTAATGTTAGATATGGGGTTTATTGAAGATGTAGAGATGATCTTGTCACATACATCCAACAGGAAAATTACAGGTCTATTTTCAGCTACTATTCCTAAAGAAATCGAAGAACTAGCGTCCAAATTTGTTACAAACCCTGAAAGGGTTTATGTATGCGAGGGCCTAGCTAACGTTGAGCATAAGTTCCTGCAAGTAGAAGACGACTGGAGGTCTAAAGTAAAGAGCTTAAGGAAAGAAGAAGAGAAAGGGATTATTGTGTTTGTAAGGACTAGGAGTAGGGTCGCAAAACTCGTGGAAATGCTAGATAACGCAGTAGAACTAAGGGGAGACCTCCCGCAAAGGGTAAGGAACCAGAACATCGACGCGTTCAGAAGAGGTGAATATGACGTCTTAGTTACGACAGACGTGGCCTCTAGGGGTTTGGACATCCCTTTAGTCCATAAGGTGATTAACTTTGACGCCCCGCAAGATTTAAAGACATACATACACAGAATAGGTAGAACCGGGAGAATGGGTAAAAGTGGTGTAGCTATTACTTTTATAACTAGGAGGGACTTGTGGCTAGAAAAAGAAGTAAAGAAACTTATAGGAAAGGAAATCGACGCTTAG
- a CDS encoding YidH family protein produces the protein MGFGFVIAKFQIFLHVLAHEPLSSNSLVGGVIMIVMGIATLLYGFYEYLQEEKQLNANKFEVRLTPMWVYTTLLTVLAVALVISLYISEYP, from the coding sequence ATGGGGTTTGGTTTCGTCATAGCAAAGTTCCAGATCTTTTTACACGTCCTAGCCCATGAACCTCTGTCTTCTAACTCATTAGTAGGTGGTGTTATAATGATAGTAATGGGTATTGCTACGTTATTATACGGTTTTTATGAATACTTACAAGAGGAAAAGCAGCTAAATGCAAACAAATTTGAAGTTAGGCTTACCCCCATGTGGGTTTACACGACTCTACTCACAGTCTTAGCAGTAGCACTTGTAATAAGCCTTTACATAAGTGAGTACCCATAG
- a CDS encoding translation elongation factor has protein sequence MLKGSITTVLASNEELAKTTAEKLGKKTENNIYYRKIGDLIRSVLTPQKLLDQAEALSISSSFYLVMNQLTSLEGELALLAEASGLKGVVVPPPDKETFNKVFKELSIVNMVSDFTELDEPVSDLGYVYIDRAFNVKGVGVVVLGFALTEVRAHDKLIALPMKKEVEVKSIQVLDEDQEGVLPGTRIGFALRNVKLEDIEGVTALVKPGVKTTNVISGYTKFKWSSDATSVHVVAGGFKILATINGNEIKLNGEIPVTIKRAIILNMNAKPKTPRVYGYSLM, from the coding sequence ATGCTTAAAGGTTCAATAACGACTGTCCTCGCGTCAAATGAGGAGCTTGCAAAGACCACTGCTGAAAAATTGGGTAAAAAAACCGAGAACAACATTTACTATAGGAAGATAGGGGATCTGATAAGATCGGTTTTAACACCGCAGAAATTATTAGACCAAGCTGAAGCCCTTTCTATATCTTCCTCATTCTACCTAGTCATGAACCAACTTACATCCCTTGAAGGTGAACTGGCTTTATTAGCTGAAGCTTCAGGACTAAAGGGTGTAGTAGTCCCTCCTCCAGATAAGGAGACTTTTAACAAGGTATTTAAGGAACTATCGATCGTGAATATGGTCTCGGATTTCACCGAACTGGACGAACCGGTAAGCGACCTAGGCTACGTATATATTGATAGGGCATTTAACGTTAAAGGTGTCGGCGTCGTAGTCTTAGGTTTCGCTCTAACGGAAGTCAGAGCACACGACAAGTTAATAGCCTTACCTATGAAAAAAGAAGTCGAGGTCAAAAGTATCCAAGTGCTTGACGAGGATCAAGAAGGTGTATTACCGGGAACCAGGATAGGTTTCGCACTTAGGAACGTGAAACTTGAAGATATAGAAGGAGTAACCGCTTTAGTGAAACCTGGTGTCAAGACCACTAACGTAATTTCAGGCTATACTAAATTTAAGTGGTCTTCAGATGCCACAAGCGTCCACGTAGTCGCAGGGGGCTTTAAAATTTTAGCTACAATTAACGGAAACGAAATAAAGCTAAACGGGGAAATCCCCGTTACAATAAAGAGAGCAATAATACTTAACATGAACGCTAAGCCTAAGACACCGAGGGTCTATGGGTACTCACTTATGTAA
- a CDS encoding sodium:calcium antiporter, with product MIDDNLLIIFPVLVLSAELISRGAEKIEKVMGQGMTGGIIMGLLTALPETVFVITASLRNEPYIALGSAIGGNVLLFTFGIGLLGVYNFIRWRKSLTIAEDYTVEHKFLIASTVALLFVLMYGSLNIYTSIPLIALYAYYAYYRVRKFVTEDKEEIEGKDIVKASLYLVVGAFLLILFSEPFVNDVARLSAYLHIPSIWLALVLTPLAGELEETITAIRLTYTSEKGGSLAIFDFVGSKIENATVLLAIVGIFNDVNLQLGMNEVVATLIANTFAIFILMDKNLGLKESIMLMIVYFLVAYLTLVF from the coding sequence TTGATAGACGATAACCTCCTGATAATATTCCCAGTCCTAGTATTATCAGCCGAGCTTATCTCGAGGGGTGCGGAAAAAATCGAGAAAGTCATGGGGCAAGGCATGACCGGAGGCATAATTATGGGGCTGTTAACCGCGTTACCGGAGACAGTTTTTGTGATCACTGCTTCCTTAAGGAATGAGCCATATATAGCATTGGGTTCCGCCATCGGGGGTAATGTACTTTTATTCACCTTCGGGATCGGCCTCTTAGGAGTATATAATTTTATAAGGTGGAGAAAGAGCCTTACCATCGCAGAAGACTATACAGTAGAGCACAAGTTCCTGATAGCGTCTACTGTCGCCCTACTTTTTGTACTCATGTACGGTTCGCTCAATATTTACACCTCTATCCCCCTTATTGCACTTTACGCCTATTACGCTTATTACAGAGTAAGGAAGTTCGTGACAGAGGATAAAGAGGAAATCGAGGGTAAGGACATTGTTAAAGCGTCATTATACCTAGTCGTAGGAGCTTTCCTCTTAATCCTTTTTTCAGAACCTTTTGTTAACGACGTAGCAAGGCTGTCAGCATATTTACATATCCCGTCCATATGGTTAGCCCTAGTCCTCACACCTCTAGCTGGAGAACTGGAAGAGACAATTACGGCTATTAGGTTAACATATACTTCAGAGAAAGGCGGTTCGCTCGCTATTTTTGACTTTGTTGGGAGTAAAATAGAGAACGCAACCGTATTACTCGCAATAGTAGGCATTTTTAATGATGTAAACCTCCAGCTCGGGATGAACGAGGTCGTAGCAACACTAATAGCAAATACTTTCGCCATTTTCATCCTCATGGACAAGAACTTAGGTCTCAAGGAATCAATAATGCTGATGATTGTTTATTTCCTTGTCGCTTATCTTACATTAGTCTTTTAA
- a CDS encoding HAD family hydrolase: MGKIVSVDLGDTLVAFRPRKYELIYEVLREEGYENLSLKKVYRAYINTMAKYNFPDQNGVNPFDVREFLYNLSINPNNMRLVKKISEIDRGDEYYTYDDAIDFLEFLKSNDYSIALVSNATPRAKRVVRELNLDKYFDLEVYSFEVGKVKPNPAIFSIVIKKLGYPEYHIGDIKEMDVYGAKRAGIRSILLNRFSFYENEGIKSLKEVTAYLRVGT, translated from the coding sequence ATGGGCAAAATAGTATCCGTAGACTTAGGTGATACGTTAGTAGCGTTTAGACCAAGAAAATACGAACTTATATATGAAGTCCTCAGGGAAGAGGGTTATGAAAACTTGTCCTTAAAGAAAGTGTACAGAGCGTATATTAATACCATGGCTAAGTATAATTTTCCAGACCAGAACGGGGTTAACCCTTTTGACGTGAGGGAGTTCCTCTACAACTTGTCAATTAACCCTAATAATATGAGGCTCGTAAAGAAGATATCGGAGATAGATAGAGGGGATGAATATTACACCTATGATGACGCGATCGACTTCCTGGAATTTTTAAAAAGTAACGACTATAGCATAGCACTAGTATCTAATGCTACACCTAGAGCAAAACGGGTGGTAAGGGAATTAAATTTGGACAAGTATTTCGACCTTGAGGTTTACTCATTTGAAGTGGGGAAAGTCAAGCCTAACCCAGCTATCTTTAGTATAGTGATAAAAAAATTGGGTTACCCTGAGTACCACATTGGAGATATTAAAGAAATGGACGTGTACGGGGCAAAAAGGGCAGGAATTAGGTCGATTTTACTTAATAGGTTTTCATTTTATGAAAACGAGGGGATAAAAAGTCTGAAAGAAGTCACTGCTTATCTACGCGTAGGGACTTAG
- a CDS encoding ABC transporter ATP-binding protein — MDCIIVNNVYKKFGSIKALHNLSFSIPCGGRYALLGPNGAGKSTTMKILAGLLKPDQGEVYIKGLRPGDKQVKRILGYLPEDPMPYRILTVRENLEYISSLRGVSNPKQRAEEMMDLLDLRQYENVQAGKLSRGNQQKLAIALVLLHNPEIVLLDEPLNYLDIPTQERVIGILKQMNATFLVSTHIMSIATRLTDHVIVISRGTVIWSGSISELRAMGREDEPIESIVARLMSNVG; from the coding sequence ATGGATTGTATTATTGTAAATAACGTTTATAAAAAATTTGGATCGATAAAAGCTCTTCATAATTTATCCTTTTCAATCCCTTGTGGGGGTAGGTATGCCCTTTTAGGGCCTAACGGAGCCGGTAAATCTACTACAATGAAAATATTGGCCGGTCTATTGAAACCAGACCAAGGAGAGGTCTACATAAAAGGTTTGAGACCTGGAGACAAGCAGGTAAAACGGATCCTCGGTTATTTGCCTGAAGATCCCATGCCTTATAGAATACTTACAGTAAGAGAAAACTTAGAGTATATATCATCTCTGAGGGGGGTTAGTAACCCCAAACAAAGAGCCGAAGAAATGATGGATTTATTAGATTTAAGGCAGTATGAAAATGTCCAAGCAGGTAAACTGTCTAGGGGAAACCAACAGAAATTAGCTATTGCTTTAGTCCTCCTGCATAACCCTGAGATAGTCCTCCTTGATGAGCCTCTAAACTACTTGGATATACCTACCCAAGAAAGGGTAATAGGTATCCTCAAACAGATGAACGCTACCTTCCTAGTGTCTACACATATTATGTCGATTGCCACAAGACTAACAGACCATGTTATTGTAATATCCCGAGGTACAGTAATATGGAGCGGTTCGATATCTGAGCTAAGGGCTATGGGAAGAGAGGACGAACCAATAGAGAGCATAGTCGCGAGGCTGATGAGCAATGTGGGGTAA
- a CDS encoding precorrin-2 dehydrogenase/sirohydrochlorin ferrochelatase family protein has translation MDVQNYTYLPIFLNVEGLRVLVVGGGTVGTKRALKFIESGANVTVVSLDFSEELLDVKKKGEKRINLVKADAMTLIDVNFLEQFNIIVTATSNREVNSKLCTMAKSLNKLCNDPTDPTESSFIIPLYSIEDSIGVAVTTFGKSSLSSKFILELIKEKVLTDEVKRLVSVMGLVKEVIKSKVDDPKKRFPLYSKVFNDERFRDYVKNGQIDKSIKRVEEIIDESA, from the coding sequence GTGGACGTGCAAAATTACACGTATTTACCAATCTTTCTTAATGTTGAAGGGTTAAGGGTTCTAGTAGTAGGTGGAGGTACTGTAGGTACAAAGAGGGCTTTGAAATTTATCGAGTCTGGGGCAAATGTAACAGTAGTAAGTTTAGACTTTTCAGAAGAATTATTGGACGTAAAGAAAAAAGGAGAAAAGAGAATTAACCTAGTTAAGGCTGACGCTATGACGTTAATAGACGTAAATTTTCTAGAACAATTTAATATTATAGTTACCGCTACGTCCAATAGGGAGGTAAATTCCAAACTTTGTACCATGGCAAAGTCCTTAAATAAGTTGTGCAATGACCCGACAGACCCTACAGAGTCCAGTTTCATAATCCCCTTGTATTCCATAGAGGACTCTATAGGCGTCGCCGTGACAACTTTCGGTAAATCTAGTTTATCTTCAAAGTTCATCCTAGAGTTAATAAAGGAAAAAGTACTGACAGATGAAGTTAAAAGGCTCGTCAGTGTAATGGGGTTAGTAAAGGAAGTAATAAAGTCAAAGGTAGACGACCCTAAAAAGAGGTTCCCGCTGTATTCTAAGGTATTTAATGATGAGAGATTTAGGGACTATGTGAAAAACGGTCAGATAGATAAATCTATAAAAAGAGTGGAGGAGATCATAGATGAATCAGCTTAA